From one Streptomyces sp. ICC1 genomic stretch:
- a CDS encoding NB-ARC domain-containing protein, with protein sequence MAEETYNRLDGRAEVVVQAGRIGELHQHLHGAMPPAQPVPFQLPPAIVHFENRQAEQERIALAAESHSGHAGPLVVGLTGIGGIGKTALGFHVARQLSERYPDGILYVDLDDLRRDGAVEVADAVAELLSGLGVAPEWLERSFAGRSKQYWTRTRDKRLIVVVDNARYGAEAVPLLPASAGSLVIVNSQGSLYDLHGVAAVEVPVDFLAVDDAVRLLGRVVDDPRLSAEPEAVAELARGCGGLPAALHVAGQWVRKYRRRSLSRLVAELTAELYERGIPMVEAVWDAAYTGLGPEAARLYCLLSQFPAPAVTAPAAAAILSGGLASAEDALEELESAGLLENRAEGYRMHDLLRGHADRRARQADPEGADRTEALHRLIRWYRRQSARADLLSAGPRMTFADLPGPLGGDVPDIEFAGKTAALRWLESQRLALFACVRLAFEAELYEDAWALCEPLWTHFLDHPHYADVTDAFRIGVAAADRLECLPAMVRMRCQLARPLWEQERYGEAEAHLRQALSASEALGESTRDRKLKASAVEFRGLLKSARGDWAGAASDFEAARGVHVEIGNAYGVLLQTYLLGRTALRQGEQGQAVALLSEAHSMAREQERERMTARTGFELGCALRRAGRAAEAAGLVQAALDSARQRGSTADEVRVLEELAALADELGEVTDAEQHRTAARLLAARSGAVPSDDQSS encoded by the coding sequence ATGGCTGAGGAGACGTACAACAGGCTGGACGGGCGTGCCGAGGTGGTCGTTCAGGCCGGCCGTATCGGTGAATTGCATCAGCACCTGCACGGGGCGATGCCTCCGGCTCAGCCAGTGCCCTTTCAGCTGCCGCCCGCAATCGTGCACTTCGAGAACCGGCAGGCCGAACAGGAACGGATTGCTCTGGCCGCCGAGAGCCACTCAGGCCATGCCGGTCCGTTGGTCGTCGGGTTGACCGGGATCGGCGGGATTGGCAAGACCGCCCTGGGGTTCCACGTGGCCCGTCAACTCAGCGAGAGGTATCCGGACGGGATCCTGTACGTAGATCTGGACGACCTGCGCCGGGATGGAGCGGTGGAGGTGGCGGACGCCGTCGCGGAGTTGCTGAGCGGGCTTGGGGTCGCGCCGGAGTGGTTGGAGCGGTCCTTCGCGGGCCGCTCGAAGCAGTACTGGACACGTACCCGGGACAAGCGGCTCATCGTGGTCGTCGACAACGCGCGGTACGGAGCGGAAGCCGTCCCGCTCCTTCCGGCGTCCGCCGGGAGTCTCGTCATCGTGAACAGCCAAGGTTCGCTGTATGACCTCCACGGTGTTGCGGCGGTCGAGGTGCCCGTCGACTTCCTGGCGGTGGACGATGCTGTCCGGCTGCTCGGGCGCGTCGTGGACGATCCCCGGCTATCGGCGGAGCCGGAGGCTGTTGCGGAGTTGGCCCGCGGCTGCGGGGGGCTGCCGGCCGCGCTCCACGTGGCAGGCCAGTGGGTCCGCAAGTACCGCCGACGCAGCCTGTCCCGGCTGGTCGCCGAGCTGACCGCGGAGCTGTACGAGAGGGGCATCCCCATGGTGGAGGCGGTGTGGGACGCCGCGTACACAGGGCTCGGACCGGAGGCCGCACGGCTCTACTGCCTGCTGTCGCAGTTTCCCGCCCCGGCCGTCACCGCTCCGGCTGCCGCGGCGATCCTCAGTGGTGGACTGGCGTCGGCCGAGGACGCGCTGGAGGAGTTGGAGTCGGCCGGCCTCCTGGAGAACCGGGCCGAGGGATACCGGATGCACGACCTGCTGCGCGGGCATGCCGACCGCCGTGCACGCCAGGCCGACCCCGAAGGAGCGGACCGTACCGAGGCACTCCACAGACTCATTCGTTGGTATCGGCGCCAGTCGGCGCGGGCAGACCTGCTGAGCGCCGGCCCCCGCATGACCTTCGCCGACCTGCCCGGTCCACTGGGCGGGGACGTACCCGACATCGAGTTCGCCGGCAAGACGGCGGCTCTGAGGTGGCTGGAGTCGCAGCGGCTCGCTCTGTTTGCCTGTGTCCGGCTCGCCTTCGAGGCAGAGCTGTATGAGGATGCCTGGGCCTTGTGCGAACCCCTGTGGACCCACTTCCTCGACCACCCGCACTATGCGGACGTGACAGATGCCTTCCGCATCGGAGTGGCCGCTGCCGATCGCCTGGAATGCCTGCCGGCGATGGTCCGGATGCGGTGCCAGCTGGCCAGGCCGCTGTGGGAGCAAGAGCGTTACGGCGAGGCCGAGGCACACCTGCGGCAGGCGCTGAGTGCCTCCGAGGCACTGGGTGAATCCACTCGGGACCGGAAGCTGAAGGCGTCGGCCGTTGAGTTTCGGGGCCTGTTGAAGTCCGCTAGAGGAGATTGGGCGGGAGCCGCCTCGGACTTCGAGGCGGCCAGAGGAGTGCACGTGGAGATCGGCAACGCGTACGGAGTCCTGCTCCAGACCTACTTGCTGGGCCGCACGGCGCTGCGCCAGGGCGAGCAGGGACAGGCGGTCGCCCTCCTGAGCGAGGCCCACAGCATGGCGCGGGAGCAAGAACGGGAGCGGATGACGGCGCGGACCGGATTCGAACTCGGCTGTGCGCTGAGGCGCGCAGGCCGGGCGGCAGAAGCGGCCGGTCTGGTGCAGGCCGCACTGGACAGCGCCCGTCAGCGAGGATCCACGGCCGATGAGGTGCGCGTCCTGGAGGAACTGGCCGCCCTTGCGGACGAGCTGGGTGAGGTCACGGACGCGGAGCAGCACCGGACCGCGGCGCGGCTGCTGGCTGCGCGCTCCGGCGCAGTACCGAGCGACGATCAGAGCTCGTAA
- a CDS encoding thymidine kinase, producing the protein MALQIAHNRDARGLQGVIFTRDDRAGEGKLSSRLGLVTEAVEAPEGMDLYAYLVAQLSKGGKADYVIVDEAQFLAPDQIDQLARIVDDLGLDVFAFGITTDFRTKLFPGSQRLIELADRLEQLQVEALCWCGARATHNARTVGGEMVVEGAQVVVGDVNRPAEEIGYEVLCRRHHRKLMTSATAHAGALSPDVLPVNHA; encoded by the coding sequence CTGGCGCTCCAGATCGCCCACAACCGTGATGCGCGGGGCCTGCAGGGCGTGATCTTCACGCGCGACGACCGGGCGGGGGAGGGGAAGCTCTCGTCCCGCCTCGGTTTGGTGACGGAGGCGGTGGAGGCGCCGGAGGGCATGGACCTGTACGCGTACCTGGTGGCTCAGTTGTCGAAGGGCGGCAAGGCGGACTACGTGATCGTGGACGAGGCGCAGTTCCTCGCCCCGGACCAGATCGACCAGCTGGCCAGGATCGTCGACGACCTCGGCCTCGACGTGTTCGCCTTCGGCATCACCACGGACTTCCGCACCAAGCTCTTCCCCGGCTCCCAGCGCCTGATCGAGCTGGCGGACCGCCTCGAACAGCTCCAGGTCGAGGCCCTGTGCTGGTGCGGAGCCCGCGCCACCCACAACGCCCGCACGGTGGGCGGCGAAATGGTCGTCGAGGGCGCCCAGGTCGTCGTCGGTGACGTGAACCGCCCCGCGGAGGAGATCGGTTATGAGGTCCTCTGCCGCCGCCACCACCGCAAGCTGATGACGAGCGCCACGGCCCACGCGGGCGCCCTCTCCCCGGACGTCCTCCCGGTCAACCACGCCTGA